A region of the Sinorhizobium arboris LMG 14919 genome:
AAGATTGTTCGAAAACGGCGCCGCGCGCATCGTCATCGATCCGGACGCCGGCAACCGCCGCGCCGTCCGCGCCTATGCGAAGGCCGGTTTCGTGCCCTGTGGCGAATGGATAGACGAGTCCGGTCGAACCCTCCTGATGGAGCTCAAGCGGACGGAATTTGAGAGGAATTGATGAGCAACTTTTCACCCAGAGAAATCGTGTCGGAGCTCGACCGCTTCATCATTGGCCAGAAGGACGCGAAGCGCGCGGTCGCTATTGCGCTGCGCAACCGCTGGCGCCGTCAGCAGCTCAGCGACGAGTTGCGCGACGAGGTCATGCCCAAGAATATCCTGATGATCGGCCCGACCGGCGTCGGCAAGACGGAGATTTCCCGTCGTCTCGCCAAGCTCGCCGGCGCGCCCTTCGTCAAGGTGGAGGCCACGAAATTCACGGAAGTCGGCTATGTCGGCCGCGATGTGGAGCAGATCGTGCGCGATCTTGTCGAGGTCGGCATCAGCCTGGTGCGCGAGAAGCGGCGCGCCGAAGTGAAGGCGAAGGCCCATCAGAACGCCGAGGAGAGGGTTCTCGATGCATTGGTCGGTGCCACCGCCTCGCCGGCAACCCGTGATTCCTTCCGCAGGAAGCTGCGCGCCAACGAACTCGACGACAAGGAGATCGAGATCGATATCGCCGATACCGGCGCGCCGGGCGGCGGCTTCGAGATCCCGGGAATGCCGGGCGCCAACATCGGCGTCCTCAACCTCTCGGAAATGTTCGGCAAGGCGCTCGGCGGCAGGACCAAGAAAATCAAGACGACGGTCAAGGACTCCTACGCGCTCCTGGTCAACGACGAGTCCGACAAGCTGCTCGACAACGAGCAGATCCAGCGCGAGGCGGTGGCGGCGGCGGAAAATGACGGCATCGTCTTCCTCGACGAGATCGACAAGATAGCCACCCGCGAAGGCGGCATAGGTGCCGGCGTATCGCGCGAAGGCGTGCAACGCGATCTTCTGCCGCTGGTCGAGGGCACGACGGTGGCGACGAAATACGGACCGGTGAAGACCGATCACATCCTCTTCATCGCGTCCGGTGCATTTCACGTCGCCAAACCATCGGATCTCCTGCCGGAGCTGCAGGGGCGCCTGCCGATCCGTGTCGAACTTCGCGCGCTCACCAAGGAGGATTTCCGCCGCATCCTGACGGAGACCGAGGCGAGCCTCATCCGCCAGTACAAGGCGCTGCTCGAGACCGAGGGCGTGGCGCTCGACTTCACCGAGGATGCAATCGATGCGCTTGCGGAGGTCGCGGTCCAACTCAACGCCAATGTCGAGAACATCGGCGCGCGGCGCCTGCAGACCGTGATGGAGCGTGTGCTCGACGATGTCTCCTTCAATGCGCCCGATCGTGGCGGTCAGGGGGTGACGATCGATGCCGACTACGTCCGTCAGCATGTCGGGGACCTCGCGGCC
Encoded here:
- the hslU gene encoding ATP-dependent protease ATPase subunit HslU — translated: MSNFSPREIVSELDRFIIGQKDAKRAVAIALRNRWRRQQLSDELRDEVMPKNILMIGPTGVGKTEISRRLAKLAGAPFVKVEATKFTEVGYVGRDVEQIVRDLVEVGISLVREKRRAEVKAKAHQNAEERVLDALVGATASPATRDSFRRKLRANELDDKEIEIDIADTGAPGGGFEIPGMPGANIGVLNLSEMFGKALGGRTKKIKTTVKDSYALLVNDESDKLLDNEQIQREAVAAAENDGIVFLDEIDKIATREGGIGAGVSREGVQRDLLPLVEGTTVATKYGPVKTDHILFIASGAFHVAKPSDLLPELQGRLPIRVELRALTKEDFRRILTETEASLIRQYKALLETEGVALDFTEDAIDALAEVAVQLNANVENIGARRLQTVMERVLDDVSFNAPDRGGQGVTIDADYVRQHVGDLAANTDLSRYIL